A genome region from Halorussus pelagicus includes the following:
- a CDS encoding SDR family NAD(P)-dependent oxidoreductase yields the protein MSVSFDFTDDVALVTGASGALGSAVCTAFADAGATVAAADVVAPDDAPLDAERDRIDFYEGDFTNEDDVARVVSEVVDTHGGLDYLANIAGTWRGGTPIAETDAETFDFLFDVNLKTTFLASKHAIPHLRGGDGSASDDAPGDRRGAIVSVSARSSLEGGEGDALYRASKAGVRLLTESIAEEETGEVRANAVMPSVIDTPANREMMPDADHEKWVVPADIAETVLVLCSEAAGVTSGAAVPVYGEA from the coding sequence ATGAGCGTCAGTTTCGACTTCACCGACGATGTGGCACTCGTGACCGGCGCGAGCGGCGCGCTCGGGAGCGCGGTCTGTACGGCGTTCGCCGACGCGGGCGCGACGGTCGCCGCGGCCGACGTAGTGGCACCCGACGATGCCCCTCTTGACGCCGAGCGCGACCGAATCGACTTCTACGAGGGCGACTTCACGAACGAGGACGACGTAGCGCGCGTGGTCTCGGAAGTCGTGGACACCCACGGCGGACTCGACTATCTCGCCAATATCGCGGGAACGTGGCGCGGCGGGACCCCCATCGCGGAGACCGACGCCGAGACGTTCGACTTCCTGTTCGACGTGAACCTGAAGACGACGTTTCTCGCCAGCAAGCACGCTATTCCGCACCTCCGTGGCGGCGACGGAAGTGCGAGCGACGATGCGCCCGGCGACCGACGGGGCGCAATCGTGAGCGTCAGCGCACGCTCCTCACTCGAAGGCGGTGAGGGCGACGCGCTTTACCGGGCTTCGAAGGCGGGCGTCCGTCTGCTGACCGAGAGCATCGCCGAGGAGGAGACGGGCGAGGTCCGGGCCAACGCGGTCATGCCGAGCGTCATCGACACGCCCGCGAACCGCGAGATGATGCCCGACGCCGACCACGAAAAGTGGGTCGTCCCGGCCGACATCGCCGAGACGGTGCTGGTCCTCTGCTCGGAGGCGGCAGGTGTTACCAGCGGCGCGGCGGTGCCGGTGTACGGCGAAGCCTGA
- a CDS encoding amidohydrolase family protein — MIVEGTVLRGPDFEPIEGRVVVEDGEIAAVEQASVKSSHIVLPAFVNAHTHIGDSIAKEAGGGLSLDELVAPPDGLKHQLLRATSREEKVQAMRRSIEFMRTTGTASFLEFREGGVEGVSALREAAEGIGVDPVILGRETVEAMQTADGFGASGARDAEFSRERTATSEAGKLFGIHAGERDASDINPALDLDPDFLVHMVHPEPLHLDRLADSSVPVVVCPRSNLVTGVGVPPIAELADRATVALGTDNVMLNSPSMFREMEFAAKLADVSARDVLRMATRNGARIAGLDCGVIEEGRPAKLLVLDGDSDNLAGAQDAVRAVVRRAGVGDVADVIL; from the coding sequence ATGATTGTCGAGGGGACCGTCCTCCGCGGACCGGACTTCGAACCCATCGAGGGCCGCGTCGTGGTCGAGGACGGTGAAATCGCCGCCGTCGAGCAGGCATCGGTCAAATCCTCCCACATCGTCCTCCCGGCGTTCGTCAACGCCCACACCCACATCGGCGACTCCATCGCCAAGGAGGCCGGAGGCGGCCTGAGTCTCGACGAACTCGTCGCGCCGCCTGACGGTCTCAAGCACCAACTCTTGCGCGCCACTTCGCGCGAGGAGAAAGTCCAAGCCATGCGCCGGTCCATCGAGTTCATGCGGACGACCGGCACCGCATCGTTCCTCGAATTCCGCGAGGGCGGTGTTGAGGGCGTGTCCGCGCTCCGCGAGGCCGCCGAGGGTATCGGTGTCGATCCCGTAATCTTGGGCCGCGAGACCGTCGAAGCGATGCAGACCGCCGATGGGTTCGGCGCGAGCGGCGCGCGCGACGCGGAGTTCTCACGCGAGCGCACTGCGACGAGCGAGGCGGGCAAACTCTTCGGGATCCACGCGGGCGAGCGCGACGCCTCGGACATCAACCCCGCGCTCGATTTAGACCCCGACTTTCTGGTTCACATGGTCCACCCCGAACCGCTCCACCTCGACCGACTGGCCGACAGTTCCGTCCCGGTCGTGGTCTGCCCGCGCTCGAATCTCGTGACCGGCGTCGGCGTCCCGCCCATCGCGGAACTGGCTGACCGGGCCACGGTGGCGCTGGGGACCGACAACGTGATGCTCAATTCGCCGTCGATGTTCCGCGAGATGGAGTTCGCCGCCAAGTTGGCCGACGTGAGCGCGCGCGACGTACTCCGGATGGCGACGCGAAACGGCGCGAGAATCGCGGGTCTCGACTGCGGCGTTATCGAAGAGGGCCGCCCGGCGAAACTGCTCGTCCTCGACGGCGACTCGGACAACCTCGCCGGAGCGCAGGACGCGGTGCGCGCCGTCGTCCGCCGCGCGGGCGTCGGCGACGTGGCCGACGTGATTCTGTAG
- a CDS encoding DUF4013 domain-containing protein, translating to MFREALTYPVRGDGEEALLVGAILAVAVGLLARLGVLAVFAVVPAVLLVGYAQSVLRATVESPNGTAAAKDAPPEFRNSRALAADGLRALVVAGGYLVVPAGALALTVGGASAGGRPDSLGTTVVVFGAGTVALFVSLGFAYLLPAALAGVARTGKLGAALDRGRLFRSARSGGYFVGWVAALVAAAVAIAVLGMLAALGRPGEVAALAGGFYALVFVVRLAGRGVA from the coding sequence ATGTTCCGCGAGGCGCTCACGTACCCGGTTCGGGGCGACGGCGAGGAGGCCCTGCTCGTCGGCGCGATTCTCGCCGTCGCGGTCGGTCTCCTCGCGCGACTTGGCGTCCTCGCGGTGTTCGCCGTCGTTCCAGCCGTCCTTCTGGTCGGATACGCCCAGTCGGTCCTCCGGGCGACCGTCGAATCGCCCAACGGGACCGCGGCGGCCAAGGACGCGCCGCCCGAGTTCCGGAACAGCCGTGCGCTCGCGGCCGACGGTCTCCGGGCGCTGGTCGTCGCTGGCGGCTACCTCGTCGTTCCCGCGGGTGCGCTCGCGCTCACGGTCGGCGGGGCGAGCGCGGGCGGACGACCCGACTCGCTCGGAACGACGGTGGTCGTCTTCGGCGCGGGCACGGTCGCGCTCTTCGTCTCGCTGGGGTTCGCCTACCTCCTGCCCGCGGCGCTGGCCGGAGTCGCCCGGACCGGCAAACTCGGGGCGGCGCTTGACCGCGGCCGCCTGTTCCGGAGCGCCCGGAGCGGCGGCTACTTCGTCGGATGGGTCGCGGCGCTCGTCGCGGCCGCCGTCGCCATCGCCGTCCTCGGGATGCTGGCCGCGCTCGGGCGACCGGGCGAGGTGGCGGCGCTCGCTGGCGGATTTTACGCCCTCGTGTTCGTGGTCCGATTGGCGGGGCGTGGAGTCGCCTGA
- a CDS encoding tRNA uridine(34) 5-carboxymethylaminomethyl modification radical SAM/GNAT enzyme Elp3 — protein MSTETPDATETEAFERVCEELVERILDGEVERDELEGEKLSVCSEFSSPKVPKNSELLDHAPEEHREDLQEVLQSKPVRTASGVSPVAIMTSPHQCPHGKCLYCPGGPGSEFSSSQSYTGHEPAAARGVQNDYDPYGQVTLRLEQLREIGHPVDKVELILMGGTMTARSHDYQEWFVKRALEAMNDYDTGKEPQPAEGVSFAQDPENVDFRYLEDVIAENEQNDVRAIGITFETKPDWCDPEQINRMLDLGGTKVEVGVQTTYERINREMHRGHGVQASIDANQRLRDSAFKVGFHMMPGQPGMSKEMCLEDFRRLFEDEKWKPDYLKIYPTLVVRGTATYDSWHRDEYEPLQNEEAAELVAEIKSMIPKYTRLQRVQRDIPADFIDAGVWKSNLRQLARKKMDDHGWECDCIRCREVGMNDEDPENVELDVMTYEAAGGTEHFISYEDPDKDLLIGFCRLREPGNPVRRELQNAALVRELHVYGPMVEVGDQSHDWQHKGYGKKLLRKAEQLAGDAGYEKVSVISGIGAREYYREKLGYYQDGPYVSKRL, from the coding sequence ATGAGTACCGAGACGCCGGACGCCACAGAGACCGAGGCGTTCGAGCGGGTGTGCGAAGAACTCGTCGAGCGCATCCTCGACGGCGAAGTCGAACGCGACGAGTTAGAGGGAGAGAAGCTGTCGGTCTGCTCGGAGTTCTCCTCGCCGAAAGTGCCGAAAAACTCCGAACTGCTCGACCACGCGCCCGAGGAACACCGTGAGGACTTACAGGAAGTCCTCCAGAGCAAGCCGGTTCGGACCGCCTCGGGCGTCTCGCCGGTCGCCATCATGACCAGTCCCCACCAGTGTCCGCACGGGAAGTGTCTCTACTGTCCCGGCGGGCCGGGGTCGGAGTTCTCCTCCTCGCAGAGTTACACCGGCCACGAACCCGCCGCGGCCCGCGGCGTCCAGAACGACTACGACCCCTACGGACAGGTGACGCTCCGGCTCGAACAACTGCGCGAAATCGGCCACCCCGTCGATAAGGTCGAACTCATCCTGATGGGCGGGACGATGACCGCCCGGAGCCACGACTATCAGGAGTGGTTCGTCAAGCGCGCGCTGGAGGCGATGAACGACTACGACACCGGGAAGGAGCCTCAGCCCGCTGAGGGCGTCAGCTTCGCCCAAGACCCCGAAAACGTCGATTTCCGCTATCTGGAGGACGTTATCGCCGAAAACGAGCAAAACGACGTGCGCGCCATCGGCATCACCTTCGAGACCAAGCCCGACTGGTGCGACCCCGAGCAGATAAACCGAATGCTCGATTTGGGCGGGACGAAGGTTGAGGTCGGCGTCCAGACCACCTACGAGCGCATCAACCGCGAGATGCACCGGGGCCACGGCGTGCAGGCCTCCATCGACGCCAACCAGCGCCTGCGCGATTCGGCGTTCAAGGTCGGCTTCCACATGATGCCCGGCCAACCCGGCATGTCCAAGGAGATGTGTCTGGAGGACTTCCGCAGACTCTTCGAGGACGAGAAGTGGAAGCCCGACTACCTGAAAATCTACCCGACGCTCGTCGTCCGGGGCACCGCGACGTACGACTCGTGGCACCGCGACGAGTACGAACCGCTCCAGAACGAGGAGGCCGCCGAGTTAGTCGCCGAAATCAAGTCGATGATTCCCAAATACACCCGCCTCCAGCGCGTCCAGCGCGACATCCCCGCGGACTTCATTGATGCGGGCGTCTGGAAGTCGAACCTCCGGCAGTTGGCCCGCAAGAAGATGGACGACCACGGGTGGGAATGTGACTGCATCCGGTGCCGCGAGGTCGGGATGAACGACGAGGACCCCGAGAACGTCGAACTCGACGTGATGACCTACGAGGCCGCCGGGGGCACCGAACATTTCATCAGCTACGAAGACCCCGACAAGGACCTCCTGATAGGGTTCTGTCGCCTGCGCGAACCCGGAAATCCGGTTCGTCGGGAACTCCAGAACGCCGCGCTGGTCCGCGAACTCCACGTCTACGGCCCGATGGTCGAAGTCGGCGACCAGAGCCACGACTGGCAGCACAAGGGCTACGGCAAGAAACTCCTCCGCAAGGCCGAGCAGTTGGCCGGAGACGCGGGCTACGAGAAGGTCAGCGTCATCTCGGGCATCGGCGCGCGCGAGTATTACCGCGAGAAGTTGGGCTACTATCAGGACGGGCCGTACGTCTCGAAGCGCCTGTGA
- a CDS encoding sodium-dependent transporter, whose translation MTRESWHTRLGFILAAVGSAVGLGNVWRFPWMTAENGGSAFLVVYLAIILLVGVPGLLAEFVIGRRSQRNPAGALFSLSSGSKSWGAVGLFAVVTAVVLLSFYSVVGGWILRYFVASFTGSYFGSPGAYFGTIDFGLPAVGFHAAFLALTALVVVGGVRDGIEKATKVMMPAIVVLLVALAGWAVTRPGAGAGLSFYLDFDAAYLQANFFDVLGAAAGQALFTLSLGAGTMITYASYLGDDRNLVTDGSAIAVLNTGVGVLAGLVVFPLLFVTFGELTGPAASGGGPGALFVSLAGAFSQVPFGQALAVLFFGVIVLASLSSSISMLEIPVAYLVDEHGVERRGATLALGSLVLVTGSANALRPSLFTFVSGTLVDLMLTAGLVGFLVFVGWVLGTDALEEYSTGAGPTVRSLGPAWLWSVRTILPLFLAGTLVVNLLALAGVSPMALVAALVG comes from the coding sequence ATGACACGCGAATCGTGGCACACGCGCCTCGGCTTCATCCTCGCGGCGGTCGGGAGCGCCGTCGGACTCGGTAACGTCTGGCGGTTCCCGTGGATGACGGCCGAGAACGGCGGCAGTGCCTTTCTGGTCGTATATCTCGCAATCATCCTCTTGGTCGGCGTTCCCGGACTGCTCGCGGAGTTCGTCATCGGGCGGCGCTCCCAGCGCAACCCCGCGGGTGCGCTCTTTTCGCTCTCGTCAGGTTCGAAGTCGTGGGGCGCGGTCGGACTGTTCGCCGTTGTGACTGCCGTCGTCCTGCTGTCGTTCTACAGCGTCGTCGGCGGTTGGATTCTCCGGTACTTCGTCGCTAGTTTCACGGGGTCGTACTTCGGGTCGCCGGGCGCGTACTTCGGGACCATCGACTTCGGTCTCCCGGCCGTCGGGTTCCACGCCGCCTTCCTCGCGCTGACCGCGCTGGTCGTGGTCGGCGGCGTCCGCGACGGCATCGAGAAGGCGACGAAGGTGATGATGCCCGCCATCGTCGTCCTGCTGGTCGCGCTGGCGGGATGGGCAGTCACCCGACCCGGCGCGGGCGCTGGCCTGTCGTTCTATCTGGACTTCGACGCGGCGTACCTCCAAGCCAACTTCTTCGACGTGCTGGGCGCGGCGGCCGGACAGGCACTGTTCACGCTCTCGCTCGGGGCCGGAACCATGATTACCTACGCGTCGTACCTCGGCGACGACCGGAACCTCGTCACCGACGGGAGCGCCATCGCCGTCCTCAATACCGGCGTCGGCGTCCTCGCGGGTCTCGTCGTCTTCCCGCTGCTGTTCGTCACGTTCGGCGAGTTGACCGGACCGGCCGCCTCCGGCGGCGGTCCCGGCGCACTCTTTGTGAGTCTGGCTGGCGCGTTCTCGCAGGTTCCGTTCGGGCAGGCGCTCGCGGTGCTGTTCTTCGGAGTCATCGTCCTCGCGTCGCTCTCCTCGTCTATCAGCATGCTCGAAATCCCGGTCGCCTACCTCGTGGACGAACACGGCGTCGAGCGTCGCGGGGCGACGCTCGCGCTCGGGAGTCTCGTCCTCGTGACCGGGAGCGCAAACGCGCTCCGACCGTCGCTTTTCACCTTCGTCTCGGGGACGCTCGTGGACCTGATGCTGACCGCCGGACTCGTGGGCTTTCTCGTCTTCGTGGGGTGGGTCCTCGGCACCGATGCTCTCGAAGAATACTCGACCGGCGCTGGTCCCACTGTCCGGTCGCTCGGTCCGGCGTGGCTCTGGTCGGTCCGGACGATTTTGCCGCTGTTTCTCGCTGGCACGCTCGTGGTGAATTTGCTGGCGCTCGCGGGCGTCTCGCCGATGGCGCTCGTCGCCGCGCTGGTGGGGTAG
- a CDS encoding sodium-dependent transporter: MAQRETWTSRIGFIFAAVGSAVGLGNIWSFPFQTAANGGAAFLVVYLLAVVLIGFPTMMVEFVIGRRGEQNPVSSFDKLGYGNWSFVGGLGLFSSLVTLAFYSVVGGWVLSYIVGSATGAYFGDAGAYFGSVASGPVAIGTHATFMLVTIGIVAAGVTDGIERAAKFMIPAILVLLVALAAWATTLSGASAGYEYYLSPDFGVIADNFGSIVPPAMGQAFFTLSLGFSVMIAYSSYLGRDDSLPADGAAIVVVNTLVALLAGFVVFPLLFATGGAGGAGGGAGTAFIAIAGAFGQLPAGGIIGIVFFIVLLFAALSSAISLLEVPVSYVSENFGYGRVPTTLAMGIGIAVVGVPATFGTSWLGFYNDVVFKILLPISVFLLAIFVGWIADTEAVDELGRGSTIGETFTSAWLWWVRLVVPAVVVMTLYLGVKALYTGLNNGAYF, encoded by the coding sequence ATGGCACAACGCGAGACATGGACGAGTCGTATTGGATTCATTTTCGCCGCCGTCGGGAGCGCCGTGGGTCTCGGGAACATCTGGTCGTTCCCGTTCCAGACCGCGGCCAACGGCGGCGCGGCGTTCCTCGTCGTCTATCTGCTTGCCGTCGTCCTCATCGGCTTCCCGACGATGATGGTCGAGTTCGTCATCGGACGGCGCGGCGAGCAAAACCCCGTGAGTTCGTTCGATAAACTCGGCTACGGAAACTGGTCGTTCGTCGGCGGTCTCGGACTGTTCTCCTCGCTGGTGACGCTGGCGTTCTACAGCGTCGTCGGCGGGTGGGTCCTCAGCTACATCGTCGGTAGCGCCACCGGGGCGTACTTCGGCGACGCCGGGGCGTACTTCGGGTCGGTCGCGTCGGGTCCCGTCGCCATCGGCACGCACGCCACGTTTATGCTGGTGACTATCGGTATCGTCGCCGCGGGCGTCACCGACGGTATCGAGCGCGCCGCGAAGTTCATGATTCCCGCGATTCTCGTCTTGCTCGTCGCGCTCGCGGCGTGGGCCACCACGCTCAGCGGGGCCTCGGCGGGCTACGAGTATTACCTCTCGCCGGACTTCGGCGTCATCGCGGACAACTTCGGGTCCATCGTTCCGCCTGCGATGGGACAGGCCTTCTTCACTCTCTCGCTCGGGTTCAGCGTCATGATCGCCTACTCGTCGTATCTCGGCCGCGACGATAGCCTCCCGGCCGACGGTGCTGCCATCGTCGTCGTCAACACCCTCGTCGCGCTCCTCGCTGGCTTCGTCGTCTTCCCGTTGCTGTTCGCCACGGGCGGCGCTGGCGGCGCGGGCGGCGGTGCCGGAACGGCGTTCATCGCCATCGCCGGGGCGTTCGGGCAACTCCCCGCAGGCGGAATCATCGGCATCGTCTTCTTCATCGTCCTGCTGTTCGCGGCGCTCTCCAGCGCGATTAGTCTGCTGGAGGTGCCGGTGTCTTACGTCTCCGAGAACTTCGGCTACGGTCGCGTGCCGACCACGCTGGCGATGGGTATCGGAATCGCCGTCGTCGGCGTGCCCGCGACGTTCGGCACGTCGTGGCTCGGCTTCTACAACGACGTGGTGTTCAAAATCCTGCTGCCCATCTCGGTGTTCCTCCTCGCCATCTTCGTCGGCTGGATCGCGGACACGGAGGCGGTGGACGAACTCGGTCGGGGGTCAACCATCGGCGAGACGTTCACGTCGGCGTGGCTCTGGTGGGTCCGACTCGTCGTTCCTGCCGTCGTCGTCATGACGCTCTACCTCGGCGTCAAGGCGCTCTACACCGGTCTGAACAACGGAGCGTACTTCTAA
- a CDS encoding mRNA surveillance protein pelota gives MRITSREPAEGRRERITLVPETLDDLWHLTYVLEPGDFVAADTTRRIQRNDDQMRDTGGEREHLHVTLGVEDTEFHKFSNRLRISGVIESASREDQLGQHHTVNVEENKEITIEKFWKPDQLDRLEEAEEATENADVAIVTVEEGKAHIHTVAQYGTDEYAEFTGTTGKGEFSRGRDELFAELTNALKRMETDAIILAGPGFTKQDALDYIEENAPDLTEKITTVDTSAVGDRGVHEVLKRGAVEEVQKDTRIAQEAELIDELTKRIGEGPKVAYGAEQVQKAADFGAIEHLLILDERLREERGADGEWAFDVNELITTTEQKGGEVTVFSNEFAPGDQLAGFGGIAALLRYRLD, from the coding sequence ATGCGAATCACGAGCAGAGAACCCGCCGAGGGCCGCCGCGAGCGCATCACGCTCGTCCCCGAAACCCTCGACGACCTCTGGCATCTCACCTACGTCCTCGAACCCGGCGACTTCGTGGCCGCCGACACGACCCGACGCATCCAGCGCAACGACGACCAGATGCGCGACACCGGCGGCGAGCGCGAACACCTCCACGTCACGCTCGGCGTCGAGGACACCGAGTTCCACAAGTTCTCGAACCGCCTGCGCATCAGCGGCGTCATCGAAAGCGCCTCCCGCGAGGACCAACTCGGCCAGCACCACACGGTCAACGTCGAGGAGAACAAAGAGATAACCATCGAGAAGTTCTGGAAACCCGACCAACTCGACCGCCTCGAAGAGGCCGAGGAGGCCACCGAGAACGCCGACGTGGCCATCGTCACCGTCGAGGAGGGGAAGGCCCACATCCACACGGTCGCCCAGTACGGCACCGACGAGTACGCCGAGTTCACCGGGACGACCGGGAAGGGCGAGTTCTCCCGCGGCCGCGACGAACTGTTCGCGGAACTGACGAACGCCTTGAAGCGGATGGAGACCGACGCCATCATCCTCGCCGGGCCGGGATTCACCAAGCAGGACGCGCTCGACTACATCGAGGAGAACGCCCCCGACCTGACCGAGAAGATTACCACGGTAGACACCAGCGCGGTCGGCGACCGGGGCGTCCACGAAGTGCTGAAGCGCGGCGCGGTCGAGGAGGTCCAGAAGGACACCCGAATCGCCCAAGAGGCCGAACTCATCGACGAACTCACCAAGCGCATCGGCGAGGGACCGAAGGTCGCCTACGGGGCCGAGCAGGTCCAGAAGGCCGCCGACTTCGGGGCCATCGAACACCTCCTGATTCTGGACGAGCGCCTGCGCGAGGAGCGCGGCGCGGACGGCGAGTGGGCGTTCGACGTGAACGAACTCATCACGACGACCGAGCAGAAGGGCGGCGAGGTGACGGTGTTCTCCAACGAGTTCGCGCCCGGCGACCAACTCGCGGGATTCGGCGGCATCGCCGCGCTCTTGCGCTACCGACTCGACTGA
- the rqcH gene encoding ribosome rescue protein RqcH gives MDQKRELSSIDLAAVVAELGTYEGAKLDKAYLYDDDLLRLKMRDFDRGRVELIVEVGETKRAHVSDPENVPDAPGRPPNFAMMLRNRLSGADFAGVEQYGFDRILQFHFERGDEDTTIVAELFGQGNVAVLDENNEVVDSLDTVRLKSRTVAPGSQYEFPDERVNPLDVDYETLAAHMEDSDTDLVRTLATQLNFGGLYAEEICTRAGVEKGTDIGDADADDYEAIFDAIERLADPVHSGEFDPRVYSKDDVLVDVTPMPLQEYDDLESEAFDTFNEAVDYYFANLVPEGQTEAEQSASDQRPDFEAEIEKQKRIIEQQEQAIEGFEKEAEEVREKAERLYGHYGLADDILTTVRNALDEGTSWEEIEARFEEGAEQGIEAAEAVRGVTPENGMVTVELDGIDVPLDAEMGVEKNADRLYTEAKRIEGKKEGAQAAIEDTREDLAEVQQRKEEWEAQPDETDDEDGDDESEDVDWLSEPSIPVRKQEQWYERFRWFRTSNGFLVIGGRNADQNEELVQKYMDGNDLFFHAQAHGGPVTILKTSDPSEPSRDVDVPDASKQEAAQFAVSYSSVWKDSRFAGDAYMVTPDQVSKTPESGEYLEKGGFAIRGDRTYFRDVPVGVAVGISCEPHTRVLGGPPEAVVPRVETHVEVEPGRYAQNDIATRIYRTFRERFEDTSFVRKVASADLIQEFLPPGGSRMQEE, from the coding sequence ATGGACCAGAAGCGGGAACTGTCGAGTATCGACCTCGCGGCCGTCGTGGCCGAACTCGGTACCTACGAGGGCGCAAAACTCGACAAGGCCTACCTCTACGACGACGACCTCCTGCGGCTCAAGATGCGGGACTTCGACCGCGGTCGGGTCGAACTCATCGTGGAAGTCGGCGAGACCAAGCGGGCGCACGTCTCGGACCCGGAGAACGTCCCCGACGCGCCGGGTCGGCCGCCGAACTTCGCCATGATGCTTCGAAATCGACTGTCGGGCGCGGACTTCGCGGGCGTCGAACAGTACGGCTTCGACCGCATCCTCCAGTTCCACTTCGAGCGCGGCGACGAGGACACCACCATCGTCGCGGAACTGTTCGGACAGGGGAACGTCGCGGTGCTGGACGAGAACAACGAGGTCGTTGACTCACTCGACACGGTGCGGCTCAAGTCCCGAACCGTCGCGCCGGGGAGCCAGTACGAGTTCCCCGACGAGCGGGTCAACCCTCTCGATGTCGATTACGAGACCCTTGCGGCTCACATGGAGGATTCGGACACCGACCTCGTGCGCACCCTCGCCACGCAACTCAACTTCGGTGGTCTCTACGCCGAGGAAATCTGTACGCGCGCTGGCGTCGAGAAGGGCACGGACATCGGGGACGCCGACGCGGACGATTACGAGGCCATCTTCGACGCCATCGAGCGCCTTGCCGACCCCGTCCACTCCGGGGAGTTCGACCCCCGCGTCTACAGCAAGGACGACGTGTTAGTTGACGTGACGCCGATGCCCCTGCAGGAGTACGACGACCTCGAAAGCGAGGCGTTCGACACGTTCAACGAGGCGGTCGATTACTACTTCGCCAACCTCGTCCCCGAGGGCCAGACCGAGGCCGAGCAGTCCGCAAGCGACCAGCGCCCCGACTTCGAAGCCGAAATCGAGAAACAGAAACGCATCATCGAACAGCAAGAGCAGGCCATCGAGGGATTCGAAAAGGAGGCCGAGGAGGTCCGCGAGAAGGCCGAACGCCTCTACGGTCACTACGGTCTCGCCGACGACATCCTCACCACGGTCCGGAACGCGCTGGACGAGGGCACCTCGTGGGAGGAGATAGAGGCTCGGTTCGAGGAGGGTGCCGAGCAGGGCATCGAGGCCGCCGAGGCCGTGCGAGGCGTCACTCCCGAAAACGGCATGGTCACGGTCGAACTCGACGGCATCGACGTTCCCCTCGACGCCGAGATGGGTGTCGAGAAGAACGCCGACCGACTCTACACCGAGGCCAAGCGCATCGAGGGCAAGAAGGAGGGCGCGCAGGCCGCCATCGAGGACACCCGCGAGGACTTGGCGGAAGTCCAACAGCGCAAGGAAGAGTGGGAGGCCCAACCCGACGAGACCGACGACGAGGACGGTGACGACGAGAGCGAAGACGTAGACTGGCTCTCGGAGCCGTCGATTCCGGTCCGCAAGCAGGAGCAGTGGTACGAGCGATTCCGGTGGTTCCGGACCAGCAATGGCTTCCTCGTCATCGGCGGGCGCAACGCCGACCAGAACGAAGAACTCGTCCAGAAATACATGGACGGCAACGACCTGTTCTTCCACGCGCAGGCCCACGGCGGTCCCGTGACGATTCTCAAGACCTCGGACCCGAGCGAACCCTCCCGCGACGTGGACGTGCCCGACGCCAGCAAGCAGGAGGCCGCCCAGTTCGCAGTGTCGTACTCGTCGGTCTGGAAGGACAGTCGATTCGCCGGGGACGCCTACATGGTCACGCCCGACCAAGTGAGCAAGACGCCCGAGAGCGGCGAATACCTCGAAAAGGGTGGGTTCGCTATCCGCGGCGACCGCACCTACTTCCGCGACGTACCGGTCGGCGTCGCCGTCGGAATTTCCTGCGAACCCCACACCCGCGTCCTCGGCGGCCCGCCGGAGGCCGTCGTTCCGCGGGTCGAGACCCACGTCGAAGTCGAACCCGGCCGCTACGCCCAGAACGACATCGCCACGCGCATCTATCGGACGTTCCGCGAGCGGTTCGAAGACACCTCGTTCGTCCGGAAGGTGGCCAGCGCGGACCTGATTCAGGAGTTCCTGCCGCCGGGCGGGAGTCGGATGCAGGAGGAGTAG